From the genome of Hyphomicrobiales bacterium:
AGAGACGCCAGAATGGATTCGTCCAGCGTTTCCAATCCGGTGATCAGCTTTTTGCGCCCCCGTGCGAATTCGACCAGCCGCTCGCCCGCGAGTTTCAGGCCCTGATCGTTGAAGCGAACGTCCGAATAGCGCTCCAAAAGCTCGGCCCGCAGAACCGGATGGACGGAAAAGGATCGGGAAGTCACGGCAATCGGGCTATTGTCCTTCATGCGGGACTCCTGGCGACCCGGAATATGGGTTGTTGCGGCTGGATTCCGGTGATCCCTTGAAGCCGGAACGCCACGCTTCCACGGTCACTTCCAAGGCTGGATTGCTGTTTTAACGCGAGCCCGACGATACCATCGGTTTGACGACCGCGGTTTCTGATTCGTCGCTCCCGCTTCTTGCGGCCTGTTTCCCCGTAAACGACTCATCGGCTTCATAAATGGCATAGACCAGACGCATGGCTTCATAGGCGTCCTTGGAATTGCCATTTCGGACCGGACCGCCGGTGCGGATGCAATCAACGAACTCGGCGAGCTCCAACTTCCACGACGGGTCCGTGTTGCAGAACGTGGATAGTTCGTGCGGATTGCCAATGGCGTAGCCCGTGTGCTTGCGAGCGTGCGTGATCCATTCGTCACGATAGCTGCGGGTCGACGAGGGCATCCCCTCCACCGTCACGAAACCGTCCGACATGTAGATATCGAGGGTGAATCGGTGCTTCCATTGGGTGAACGAGCTGTGCAGCATCGCGATGCGCCCAGACGCGTCCCGCAGCAAGGCGAACGCATTATCCTCCAAAGGCCTGTCCCAATAGGCTGCCGTGCACATGCTCTTGATTTCGACGAATTCGCCGCAAAAGTGACGGAACAGGTCGAGCATGTGAATGCCTTGATCGAGCAGTATCCCGCCGCCGGCGATCTCCGGATCGTCGCGCCACTCCTGTGGGCTTCCGGATCCTTCGGCTTTGCCGTAGACGCCGCGCATCCAGAGAACCTTGCCGTAGATTTCACTATCGACGATGCGCTTGGCCTCCTGGATGCCGAAGTGATAGCGGTGATTGAAACCAAATTTGAGAGTCAGTCCAGGATTGCGCCGCTCGGCAGCGAGTATCCGCTCTACGTCGTCAAGGTTGCGCCCCGGCGGTTTTTCGCAAAATACGTGCTTGCCGGCATCGAGTGCGGCCACTGCCACGTCCGGAGCGAACCGATTCGGCGTGCACACGAAGACAGCGTCAACGTCGGATTCGATCACGGCCTGGTAGTCGGGGCAAAGCTGTATACCGTCCATGCCGCTTTTCGGCGGGTTCGGATCCGTCCCGGAGATCAAGATTGT
Proteins encoded in this window:
- a CDS encoding Gfo/Idh/MocA family oxidoreductase; its protein translation is MNKPLHIGIVGLGKMGKIRADTIRDNKETILISGTDPNPPKSGMDGIQLCPDYQAVIESDVDAVFVCTPNRFAPDVAVAALDAGKHVFCEKPPGRNLDDVERILAAERRNPGLTLKFGFNHRYHFGIQEAKRIVDSEIYGKVLWMRGVYGKAEGSGSPQEWRDDPEIAGGGILLDQGIHMLDLFRHFCGEFVEIKSMCTAAYWDRPLEDNAFALLRDASGRIAMLHSSFTQWKHRFTLDIYMSDGFVTVEGMPSSTRSYRDEWITHARKHTGYAIGNPHELSTFCNTDPSWKLELAEFVDCIRTGGPVRNGNSKDAYEAMRLVYAIYEADESFTGKQAARSGSDESETAVVKPMVSSGSR